In the Theobroma cacao cultivar B97-61/B2 chromosome 1, Criollo_cocoa_genome_V2, whole genome shotgun sequence genome, one interval contains:
- the LOC18612265 gene encoding protein FAR1-RELATED SEQUENCE 2 isoform X3, whose translation MEIDLEVPSKEQEKLIPGSNETDDARDAEDEIDVEDNDENPPTTSEHAEEACEPNLIESFTGCEDQVDVTTVEADVCEGTILEPQNGLEFESKEAAYSFYREYARSVGFGITIISSRRSKRSGKFIDVKVACSRFGSKRESSTILNPRSCPKTGCKARMHMKRRQDEKWIIHSFVKEHNHEICPDDFYYAIRGRNKQSGAVACQKKGLQLALDEKDVELMLDHFMCMQDENPDFFYAIDLDNEKSARSVFWVDAKGRHSYSHFGDVVFFDTFFIRNKYKIPYIPIIGVNHHFQYMLLGCALIGDHAMSAFVWLMRSWLKAMGGQAPKVIITDQEKVLNEAVVDVFSDSRHCFCLWHVLSKFSENLGCIMNQNESFMTKFNKCIYRSWTHEQFEKRWCRMVDKFELKEHEWVLSLYNDRKKWVPTYMRDTFLAGISTTERSKSFASFFDKFMHKEATFNEFIEQLKSFSLELYEVEAKADFETQNKQPELRSLSAFEKQMSMIYTDTIFKKFQVEILGVVSCHLQKESEDEDTVVFRVDDFEERQNFFVAWNKREFDICCLCRSFEYRGFLCKHAILVLQMSGVSDIPSRYILKRWTKEAKIRENLGEISNRLHFRVQRFNDLCKRAIKLGVQGCLSEEAYTIALQALEEALKHCVGVNNSAKSVFEPNILSVHGFLEIEAENRWNTTAKSSKKKKMYKRRKVHSELEEVATGQDNCQQMISSRAHTLDGCYVPQQDMQGMDVGSRAPTLDGYYSSQQNIQRMGQLNSMSPFRDGYYSNQQSMLGLGQLGFRAPAMQGFDIPDSLQDEDRSMDSTHFHSIASKHLHDKHLS comes from the exons ATGGAAATAGATCTTGAGGTGCCTTCAAAAGAACAGGAGAAGTTAATTCCTGGATCAAATGAAACTGATGATGCCAGGGATGCTGAAGATGAAATAGATGTTGAAGATAATGATGAAAATCCTCCTACAACCAGTGAGCATGCAGAGGAAGCCTGTGAACCAAATTTGATAGAAAGTTTTACTGGTTGTGAGGATCAGGTGGATGTGACTACTGTTGAAGCAGATGTTTGCGAAGGCACCATTTTAGAGCCTCAAAATGGTTTGGAATTTGAATCGAAGGAAGCAGCATATTCTTTCTACAGAGAATATGCTCGGTCTGTGGGATTTGGAATCACAATAATTTCTAGTCGTCGTTCAAAAAGATCtggaaaatttattgatgTAAAAGTTGCATGTTCTAGATTTGGAAGCAAGCGTGAATCTAGCACAATTTTAAATCCACGATCATGTCCAAAGACTGGCTGCAAGGCACGCATGCATATGAAGAGGAGGCAAGATGAAAAATGGATAATACATAGTTTTGTAAAAGAGCATAACCATGAGATTTGTCCTGATGATTTTTACTATGCTATCAGGGGGAGGAACAAACAGTCTGGTGCAGTGGCATGCCAAAAGAAAGGCTTGCAGTTGGCTCTAGATGAGAAAGATGTAGAATTGATGCTCGACCATTTCATGTGTATGCAGGATGAGAATCCAGATTTCTTTTATGCAATAGATTTGGATAATGAAAAATCTGCAAGAAGTGTGTTCTGGGTTGATGCAAAAGGCAGGCACAGTTACAGTCACTTTGGTGATGTAGTTTTCTTCGATACCTTTTTCATTAGAAACAAATATAAGATTCCTTACATTCCTATTATTGGAGTAAATCATCACTTCCAGTACATGTTGCTTGGATGTGCCCTAATTGGGGACCATGCTATGTCAGCTTTTGTTTGGTTAATGCGTTCATGGCTTAAAGCAATGGGTGGGCAAGCTCCTAAAGTGATAATTACTGATCAAGAGAAAGTTTTGAATGAAGCTGTTGTTGATGTGTTTTCTGACTCTCGCCATTGTTTCTGTTTGTGGCATGTACTAAGTAAGTTTTCTGAAAATTTGGGTTGTATTATGAATCAGAATGAGAGCTTCATGACAAAGTTTAACAAATGCATTTATAGGTCTTGGACACATGAACAATTTGAAAAGAGATGGTGTAGGATGGTTGACAAGTTTGAGCTGAAGGAGCATGAATGGGTTCTTTCACTGTATAACGATCGGAAAAAGTGGGTCCCAACTTACATGCGGgatacatttttagctggaaTATCTACAACTGAGCGATCTAAAAGTTTTGCATCTTTCTTTGACAAGTTCATGCATAAAGAAGCTACATTCAATGAGTTCATTGAGCAGCTTAAATCATTCTCACTAGAATTGTATGAAGTGGAGGCCAAAGCTGATTTTGAAACACAAAATAAACAACCTGAATTGAGATCTCTCTCAGCTTTTGAGAAGCAAATGTCCATGATCTATACAGATACaatatttaagaaatttcaGGTCGAGATTTTGGGAGTGGTGTCTTGCCACCTTCAAAAGGAAAGTGAAGATGAGGACACTGTAGTCTTTCGAGTTGATGATTTTGAAGAACGTCAGAATTTCTTTGTAGCCTGGAACAAAAGAGAATTTGATATATGTTGCTTATGCCGTTCATTTGAATACAGAGGTTTCCTCTGTAAGCATGCCATCCTTGTTCTTCAAATGTCTGGTGTTTCTGACATTCCATCCCGCTATATATTGAAGCGTTGGACAAAAGAGGCGAAAATTAGggaaaacctaggtgaaatATCAAACAGACTTCATTTCCGAGTGCAACGATTCAATGATCTATGTAAGCGAGCCATCAAACTGGGTGTACAAGGGTGTTTATCTGAAGAAGCATATACTATTGCATTACAGGCATTGGAAGAAGCCTTGAAACATTGTGTGGGTGTGAACAACTCTGCCAAAAGTGTTTTTGAGCCCAACATATTATCTGTTCATGGTTTTCTTGAGATTGAAGCTGAGAATCGTTGGAATACTACAGCAAAGTCAtctaagaaaaagaagatgtACAAAAGGAGAAAG GTTCATTCTGAGTTGGAAGAAGTAGCTACGGGGCAAGACAACTGCCAGCAGATG ATAAGCTCAAGAGCACACACCCTTGATGGCTGTTATGTTCCTCAACAGGACATGCAGGGGATG GATGTAGGCTCTAGAGCCCCAACTCTTGATGGTTACTATAGTTCtcaacaaaatattcaaagaATG GGACAGCTTAACTCAATGTCTCCATTTCGTGATGGTTATTATAGCAATCAACAGAGCATGCTAGGGCTG GGTCAGCTTGGCTTTAGAGCACCAGCCATGCAGGGTTTTGACATTCCGGACAGTTTGCAAGACGAG GACCGGTCCATGGACTCCACTCATTTTCACAGCATTGCATCAAAGCATCTCCATGATAAGCACCTATCCTAA
- the LOC18612265 gene encoding protein FAR1-RELATED SEQUENCE 2 isoform X2 produces MEIDLEVPSKEQEKLIPGSNETDDARDAEDEIDVEDNDENPPTTSEHAEEACEPNLIESFTGCEDQVDVTTVEADVCEGTILEPQNGLEFESKEAAYSFYREYARSVGFGITIISSRRSKRSGKFIDVKVACSRFGSKRESSTILNPRSCPKTGCKARMHMKRRQDEKWIIHSFVKEHNHEICPDDFYYAIRGRNKQSGAVACQKKGLQLALDEKDVELMLDHFMCMQDENPDFFYAIDLDNEKSARSVFWVDAKGRHSYSHFGDVVFFDTFFIRNKYKIPYIPIIGVNHHFQYMLLGCALIGDHAMSAFVWLMRSWLKAMGGQAPKVIITDQEKVLNEAVVDVFSDSRHCFCLWHVLSKFSENLGCIMNQNESFMTKFNKCIYRSWTHEQFEKRWCRMVDKFELKEHEWVLSLYNDRKKWVPTYMRDTFLAGISTTERSKSFASFFDKFMHKEATFNEFIEQLKSFSLELYEVEAKADFETQNKQPELRSLSAFEKQMSMIYTDTIFKKFQVEILGVVSCHLQKESEDEDTVVFRVDDFEERQNFFVAWNKREFDICCLCRSFEYRGFLCKHAILVLQMSGVSDIPSRYILKRWTKEAKIRENLGEISNRLHFRVQRFNDLCKRAIKLGVQGCLSEEAYTIALQALEEALKHCVGVNNSAKSVFEPNILSVHGFLEIEAENRWNTTAKSSKKKKMYKRRKVHSELEEVATGQDNCQQMISSRAHTLDGCYVPQQDMQGMDVGSRAPTLDGYYSSQQNIQRMGQLNSMSPFRDGYYSNQQSMLGLGQLHSLPARVNQYGNRQGMQGLGQLGFRAPAMQGFDIPDSLQDEDRSMDSTHFHSIASKHLHDKHLS; encoded by the exons ATGGAAATAGATCTTGAGGTGCCTTCAAAAGAACAGGAGAAGTTAATTCCTGGATCAAATGAAACTGATGATGCCAGGGATGCTGAAGATGAAATAGATGTTGAAGATAATGATGAAAATCCTCCTACAACCAGTGAGCATGCAGAGGAAGCCTGTGAACCAAATTTGATAGAAAGTTTTACTGGTTGTGAGGATCAGGTGGATGTGACTACTGTTGAAGCAGATGTTTGCGAAGGCACCATTTTAGAGCCTCAAAATGGTTTGGAATTTGAATCGAAGGAAGCAGCATATTCTTTCTACAGAGAATATGCTCGGTCTGTGGGATTTGGAATCACAATAATTTCTAGTCGTCGTTCAAAAAGATCtggaaaatttattgatgTAAAAGTTGCATGTTCTAGATTTGGAAGCAAGCGTGAATCTAGCACAATTTTAAATCCACGATCATGTCCAAAGACTGGCTGCAAGGCACGCATGCATATGAAGAGGAGGCAAGATGAAAAATGGATAATACATAGTTTTGTAAAAGAGCATAACCATGAGATTTGTCCTGATGATTTTTACTATGCTATCAGGGGGAGGAACAAACAGTCTGGTGCAGTGGCATGCCAAAAGAAAGGCTTGCAGTTGGCTCTAGATGAGAAAGATGTAGAATTGATGCTCGACCATTTCATGTGTATGCAGGATGAGAATCCAGATTTCTTTTATGCAATAGATTTGGATAATGAAAAATCTGCAAGAAGTGTGTTCTGGGTTGATGCAAAAGGCAGGCACAGTTACAGTCACTTTGGTGATGTAGTTTTCTTCGATACCTTTTTCATTAGAAACAAATATAAGATTCCTTACATTCCTATTATTGGAGTAAATCATCACTTCCAGTACATGTTGCTTGGATGTGCCCTAATTGGGGACCATGCTATGTCAGCTTTTGTTTGGTTAATGCGTTCATGGCTTAAAGCAATGGGTGGGCAAGCTCCTAAAGTGATAATTACTGATCAAGAGAAAGTTTTGAATGAAGCTGTTGTTGATGTGTTTTCTGACTCTCGCCATTGTTTCTGTTTGTGGCATGTACTAAGTAAGTTTTCTGAAAATTTGGGTTGTATTATGAATCAGAATGAGAGCTTCATGACAAAGTTTAACAAATGCATTTATAGGTCTTGGACACATGAACAATTTGAAAAGAGATGGTGTAGGATGGTTGACAAGTTTGAGCTGAAGGAGCATGAATGGGTTCTTTCACTGTATAACGATCGGAAAAAGTGGGTCCCAACTTACATGCGGgatacatttttagctggaaTATCTACAACTGAGCGATCTAAAAGTTTTGCATCTTTCTTTGACAAGTTCATGCATAAAGAAGCTACATTCAATGAGTTCATTGAGCAGCTTAAATCATTCTCACTAGAATTGTATGAAGTGGAGGCCAAAGCTGATTTTGAAACACAAAATAAACAACCTGAATTGAGATCTCTCTCAGCTTTTGAGAAGCAAATGTCCATGATCTATACAGATACaatatttaagaaatttcaGGTCGAGATTTTGGGAGTGGTGTCTTGCCACCTTCAAAAGGAAAGTGAAGATGAGGACACTGTAGTCTTTCGAGTTGATGATTTTGAAGAACGTCAGAATTTCTTTGTAGCCTGGAACAAAAGAGAATTTGATATATGTTGCTTATGCCGTTCATTTGAATACAGAGGTTTCCTCTGTAAGCATGCCATCCTTGTTCTTCAAATGTCTGGTGTTTCTGACATTCCATCCCGCTATATATTGAAGCGTTGGACAAAAGAGGCGAAAATTAGggaaaacctaggtgaaatATCAAACAGACTTCATTTCCGAGTGCAACGATTCAATGATCTATGTAAGCGAGCCATCAAACTGGGTGTACAAGGGTGTTTATCTGAAGAAGCATATACTATTGCATTACAGGCATTGGAAGAAGCCTTGAAACATTGTGTGGGTGTGAACAACTCTGCCAAAAGTGTTTTTGAGCCCAACATATTATCTGTTCATGGTTTTCTTGAGATTGAAGCTGAGAATCGTTGGAATACTACAGCAAAGTCAtctaagaaaaagaagatgtACAAAAGGAGAAAG GTTCATTCTGAGTTGGAAGAAGTAGCTACGGGGCAAGACAACTGCCAGCAGATG ATAAGCTCAAGAGCACACACCCTTGATGGCTGTTATGTTCCTCAACAGGACATGCAGGGGATG GATGTAGGCTCTAGAGCCCCAACTCTTGATGGTTACTATAGTTCtcaacaaaatattcaaagaATG GGACAGCTTAACTCAATGTCTCCATTTCGTGATGGTTATTATAGCAATCAACAGAGCATGCTAGGGCTG gGACAGCTACATTCACTACCAGCCCGTGTTAATCAGTATGGGAACCGACAGGGCATGCAGGGACTG GGTCAGCTTGGCTTTAGAGCACCAGCCATGCAGGGTTTTGACATTCCGGACAGTTTGCAAGACGAG GACCGGTCCATGGACTCCACTCATTTTCACAGCATTGCATCAAAGCATCTCCATGATAAGCACCTATCCTAA
- the LOC18612264 gene encoding protein FAR-RED IMPAIRED RESPONSE 1, producing MIKVRENQNAISNMVDCRDAVPCNDGVNENMVDIVDEAAHGRDGAIVDSSKRAVIGFEGDTDFEPRNGIEFESHEAAYAFYQEYAKSMGFTTSIKNSRRSKKSKEFIDAKFACSRYGVTPESDVGSSRRSSVKKTDCKASMHVKRRPDGKWIIHEFVKEHNHELLPALAYHFRIYRNVKLAEKNNIDILNAVSERTRKMYVEMSRQSGGYQNVSLLQNDIKNQFDKGRHLVVDEGDAQIMLEYFKRIKKENPDFFYAIDLNEEQRLRNLFWVDAKSRKDYASFSDVVSFDTTYVKFNEKLPFAPFVGVNHHFQSMLLGCALLADETKPTLVWLMKTWLRAMGGQAPKVIITDQDKALKAAVEEVFPTARHCFALWHILEKIPKSLAHVIGQHENFLPKFNKCIFKSWTDEGFDMRWWKMITRFELQDDEWVQSLYEDRKRWVPTFMDDVFLAGMSTSQRSESMNSFFDKYIHKKITLKEFVKQYGAILQNRYEEEAVADFDTWQKQPALKSPSPWEKQMSIVYTHAIFKKFQVEVLGVVGCHPKRENEDEGTITFRVQDCEKDENFLVIWNEEKSEVSCSCHMFEYRGFLCRHAMIVLQMCGRTSIPPCYILKRWTKDAKSGQSTAEGTDRVQTRVQRYNELCKQAIELSEEGSLSEESHNIAFRALVEALKNCVNVNNSCISAVESVGHAHGLRETVEENQGSLASKSSKKKNTNKKRKGQSEPALMFVDAQDSLQQMENLSSDGISLNGYYGAQQNVQGLVQLNLMEPPHDGYYVNQQSMQGLGQLNSIAPSHDSFFGTQQSMHGLGQLDYRPPASFSYALQDEPQLRSTQLHGGVSRHP from the exons ATGATAAAGGTTCGGGAAAACCAAAATGCAATTAGTAATATGGTGGATTGTAGAGACGCTGTACCTTGTAATGATGGAGTGAATGAAAATATGGTTGATATTGTGGATGAAGCGGCACATGGTCGAGATGGTGCGATAGTTGATTCCTCTAAAAGGGCTGTTATTGGATTTGAAGGGGATACAGATTTTGAGCCACGTAATGGCATTGAATTTGAGTCACACGAGGCAGCATATGCCTTTTATCAGGAATATGCCAAGTCAATGGGATTTACTACGTCCATTAAAAACAGTAGGCGTTCCAAGAAATCAAAAGAATTTATTGATGCTAAATTTGCATGTTCCAGATATGGAGTCACACCAGAATCAGATGTTGGTAGCAGTAGAAGGTCAAGTGTGAAAAAGACAGACTGCAAAGCCAGCATGCATGTGAAAAGAAGGCCGGATGGGAAGTGGATTATTCATGAATTTGTCAAAGAGCATAATCATGAGCTTTTACCAGCCCTTGCTTACCATTTTCGAATCTATAGGAATGTAAAATTGGCTGAAAAGAATAATATTGACATTCTGAATGCTGTTAGTGAACGGACAAGAAAGATGTATGTTGAGATGTCCAGACAGTCTGGTGGATATCAAAATGTAAGCTTGCTTCAGAATGACATAAAAAATCAGTTTGATAAAGGTAGGCACTTGGTTGTGGATGAGGGAGATGCCCAAATTATGCTTGAATATTTTAAGCGTATCAAGAAGGAGAACCCAGACTTCTTCTACGCAATCGATTTAAATGAGGAGCAACGCTTGAGAAATTTGTTCTGGGTTGATGCTAAAAGTAGGAAGGACTATGCAAGTTTCAGTGATGTGGTCTCTTTTGATACCACTTATGTGAAATTCAATGAGAAATTACCATTTGCACCATTTGTTGGAGTTAACCATCACTTTCAATCTATGTTACTCGGCTGTGCATTGCTTGCAGATGAGACTAAGCCCACATTAGTTTGGCTAATGAAGACATGGCTTAGAGCAATGGGTGGACAAGCTCCCAAAGTTATAATTACTGACCAAGACAAAGCATTGAAGGCTGCAGTTGAAGAGGTCTTCCCAACTGCACGCCATTGCTTTGCTCTTTGGCATATATTAGAAAAGATCCCCAAATCTCTTGCACATGTGATTGGACAACATGAAAACTTTTTGCCTAAATTCAATAAGTGCATTTTCAAGTCTTGGACCGATGAAGGGTTTGATATGCGGTGGTGGAAAATGATAACTCGGTTTGAACTCCAAGATGATGAGTGGGTTCAATCATTGTATGAAGACCGCAAAAGATGGGTGCCTACTTTCATGGATGATGTGTTTCTTGCTGGAATGTCTACAAGTCAGCGTTCTGAAAGTATGAACTCCTTCTTTGATAAATACATCCATAAGAAAATTACCTTGAAAGAGTTTGTGAAACAGTATGGGGCAATTCTGCAAAATAGATATGAAGAGGAAGCTGTAGCTGATTTTGATACCTGGCAGAAACAGCCAGCACTAAAATCTCCTTCACCTTGGGAAAAACAAATGTCAATTGTTTATACTCATGCAATATTCAAAAAGTTCCAAGTTGAGGTCTTGGGTGTAGTTGGCTGCCATCCCAAAAGGGAAAATGAAGATGAAGGAACTATAACATTTAGAGTTCAAGACTGTGAAAaggatgaaaattttttagtaATATGGAATGAAGAAAAGTCAGAGGTTTCTTGTAGCTGTCATATGTTTGAATACAGAGGTTTCCTTTGTCGACATGCAATGATTGTTCTCCAAATGTGTGGTCGCACAAGCATCCCTCCCTGTTATATATTGAAGAGGTGGACTAAGGATGCTAAGAGTGGGCAATCAACAGCTGAAGGAACAGACCGAGTGCAGACAAGGGTGCAACGTTATAATGAGTTGTGCAAACAAGCAATTGAATTGAGTGAGGAAGGATCATTGTCTGAGGAGAGCCATAACATTGCTTTTCGTGCACTAGTAGAAGCTTTGAAAAATTGTGTCAACGTTAACAACTCTTGTATCAGTGCTGTGGAATCTGTTGGCCATGCTCATGGTCTTCGTGAAACAGTGGAAGAAAATCAGGGGAGTCTTGCTTcaaaatcaagtaagaaaaagaatacAAACAAGAAACGAAAG GGGCAATCAGAGCCAGCTCTCATGTTTGTTGATGCCCAAGACAGCTTACAGCAAATG GAGAACCTGAGCTCAGATGGAATAAGTCTTAATGGTTATTATGGTGCCCAACAGAACGTGCAAGGACTG GTACAGTTAAATTTGATGGAGCCACCTCATGATGGTTATTATGTTAATCAGCAGAGCATGCAGGGTCTG GGACAGTTGAATTCTATAGCACCCAGCCATGACAGTTTTTTTGGCACTCAACAAAGCATGCATGGGCTG GGACAATTGGATTATCGACCTCCAGCCAGTTTCAGTTATGCTTTGCAG GATGAGCCCCAATTGAGATCAACACAATTGCATGGTGGTGTTTCAAGACATCCATGA
- the LOC18612265 gene encoding protein FAR1-RELATED SEQUENCE 2 isoform X1, with protein sequence MEIDLEVPSKEQEKLIPGSNETDDARDAEDEIDVEDNDENPPTTSEHAEEACEPNLIESFTGCEDQVDVTTVEADVCEGTILEPQNGLEFESKEAAYSFYREYARSVGFGITIISSRRSKRSGKFIDVKVACSRFGSKRESSTILNPRSCPKTGCKARMHMKRRQDEKWIIHSFVKEHNHEICPDDFYYAIRGRNKQSGAVACQKKGLQLALDEKDVELMLDHFMCMQDENPDFFYAIDLDNEKSARSVFWVDAKGRHSYSHFGDVVFFDTFFIRNKYKIPYIPIIGVNHHFQYMLLGCALIGDHAMSAFVWLMRSWLKAMGGQAPKVIITDQEKVLNEAVVDVFSDSRHCFCLWHVLSKFSENLGCIMNQNESFMTKFNKCIYRSWTHEQFEKRWCRMVDKFELKEHEWVLSLYNDRKKWVPTYMRDTFLAGISTTERSKSFASFFDKFMHKEATFNEFIEQLKSFSLELYEVEAKADFETQNKQPELRSLSAFEKQMSMIYTDTIFKKFQVEILGVVSCHLQKESEDEDTVVFRVDDFEERQNFFVAWNKREFDICCLCRSFEYRGFLCKHAILVLQMSGVSDIPSRYILKRWTKEAKIRENLGEISNRLHFRVQRFNDLCKRAIKLGVQGCLSEEAYTIALQALEEALKHCVGVNNSAKSVFEPNILSVHGFLEIEAENRWNTTAKSSKKKKMYKRRKVHSELEEVATGQDNCQQMISSRAHTLDGCYVPQQDMQGMDVGSRAPTLDGYYSSQQNIQRMGQLNSMSPFRDGYYSNQQSMLGLATISFMIWKSSPLEYCCRVSLALEHQPCRVLTFRTVCKTRTGPWTPLIFTALHQSISMISTYPNSCNGSISVHLCDEVDINNCLHIIILVGLNNIFIP encoded by the exons ATGGAAATAGATCTTGAGGTGCCTTCAAAAGAACAGGAGAAGTTAATTCCTGGATCAAATGAAACTGATGATGCCAGGGATGCTGAAGATGAAATAGATGTTGAAGATAATGATGAAAATCCTCCTACAACCAGTGAGCATGCAGAGGAAGCCTGTGAACCAAATTTGATAGAAAGTTTTACTGGTTGTGAGGATCAGGTGGATGTGACTACTGTTGAAGCAGATGTTTGCGAAGGCACCATTTTAGAGCCTCAAAATGGTTTGGAATTTGAATCGAAGGAAGCAGCATATTCTTTCTACAGAGAATATGCTCGGTCTGTGGGATTTGGAATCACAATAATTTCTAGTCGTCGTTCAAAAAGATCtggaaaatttattgatgTAAAAGTTGCATGTTCTAGATTTGGAAGCAAGCGTGAATCTAGCACAATTTTAAATCCACGATCATGTCCAAAGACTGGCTGCAAGGCACGCATGCATATGAAGAGGAGGCAAGATGAAAAATGGATAATACATAGTTTTGTAAAAGAGCATAACCATGAGATTTGTCCTGATGATTTTTACTATGCTATCAGGGGGAGGAACAAACAGTCTGGTGCAGTGGCATGCCAAAAGAAAGGCTTGCAGTTGGCTCTAGATGAGAAAGATGTAGAATTGATGCTCGACCATTTCATGTGTATGCAGGATGAGAATCCAGATTTCTTTTATGCAATAGATTTGGATAATGAAAAATCTGCAAGAAGTGTGTTCTGGGTTGATGCAAAAGGCAGGCACAGTTACAGTCACTTTGGTGATGTAGTTTTCTTCGATACCTTTTTCATTAGAAACAAATATAAGATTCCTTACATTCCTATTATTGGAGTAAATCATCACTTCCAGTACATGTTGCTTGGATGTGCCCTAATTGGGGACCATGCTATGTCAGCTTTTGTTTGGTTAATGCGTTCATGGCTTAAAGCAATGGGTGGGCAAGCTCCTAAAGTGATAATTACTGATCAAGAGAAAGTTTTGAATGAAGCTGTTGTTGATGTGTTTTCTGACTCTCGCCATTGTTTCTGTTTGTGGCATGTACTAAGTAAGTTTTCTGAAAATTTGGGTTGTATTATGAATCAGAATGAGAGCTTCATGACAAAGTTTAACAAATGCATTTATAGGTCTTGGACACATGAACAATTTGAAAAGAGATGGTGTAGGATGGTTGACAAGTTTGAGCTGAAGGAGCATGAATGGGTTCTTTCACTGTATAACGATCGGAAAAAGTGGGTCCCAACTTACATGCGGgatacatttttagctggaaTATCTACAACTGAGCGATCTAAAAGTTTTGCATCTTTCTTTGACAAGTTCATGCATAAAGAAGCTACATTCAATGAGTTCATTGAGCAGCTTAAATCATTCTCACTAGAATTGTATGAAGTGGAGGCCAAAGCTGATTTTGAAACACAAAATAAACAACCTGAATTGAGATCTCTCTCAGCTTTTGAGAAGCAAATGTCCATGATCTATACAGATACaatatttaagaaatttcaGGTCGAGATTTTGGGAGTGGTGTCTTGCCACCTTCAAAAGGAAAGTGAAGATGAGGACACTGTAGTCTTTCGAGTTGATGATTTTGAAGAACGTCAGAATTTCTTTGTAGCCTGGAACAAAAGAGAATTTGATATATGTTGCTTATGCCGTTCATTTGAATACAGAGGTTTCCTCTGTAAGCATGCCATCCTTGTTCTTCAAATGTCTGGTGTTTCTGACATTCCATCCCGCTATATATTGAAGCGTTGGACAAAAGAGGCGAAAATTAGggaaaacctaggtgaaatATCAAACAGACTTCATTTCCGAGTGCAACGATTCAATGATCTATGTAAGCGAGCCATCAAACTGGGTGTACAAGGGTGTTTATCTGAAGAAGCATATACTATTGCATTACAGGCATTGGAAGAAGCCTTGAAACATTGTGTGGGTGTGAACAACTCTGCCAAAAGTGTTTTTGAGCCCAACATATTATCTGTTCATGGTTTTCTTGAGATTGAAGCTGAGAATCGTTGGAATACTACAGCAAAGTCAtctaagaaaaagaagatgtACAAAAGGAGAAAG GTTCATTCTGAGTTGGAAGAAGTAGCTACGGGGCAAGACAACTGCCAGCAGATG ATAAGCTCAAGAGCACACACCCTTGATGGCTGTTATGTTCCTCAACAGGACATGCAGGGGATG GATGTAGGCTCTAGAGCCCCAACTCTTGATGGTTACTATAGTTCtcaacaaaatattcaaagaATG GGACAGCTTAACTCAATGTCTCCATTTCGTGATGGTTATTATAGCAATCAACAGAGCATGCTAGGGCTG GCAACAATTTCATTTATGATTTGGAAGTCATCTCCCTTGGAATATTGTTGCAGGGTCAGCTTGGCTTTAGAGCACCAGCCATGCAGGGTTTTGACATTCCGGACAGTTTGCAAGACGAG GACCGGTCCATGGACTCCACTCATTTTCACAGCATTGCATCAAAGCATCTCCATGATAAGCACCTATCCTAATAGCTGCAACGGTAGCATTTCTGTACATTTGTGTGATGAAGTAGATATAAACAATTGTCTACACATCATAATATTGGTAGGGTTAAATAACATATTTATCCCTTAG